One Bacteriovorax sp. PP10 DNA window includes the following coding sequences:
- the purM gene encoding phosphoribosylformylglycinamidine cyclo-ligase has translation MGMNYKDSGVDIEKGDLFVERISKMVKSTYNQQVVSGVGGFCALYALDEDRYLASSTDGVGTKIKLAIDLGVNDTIGIDLVAMCVNDLICSGARPLFFLDYFASSKLELDVSESVLKGIVDGCLQSSMALIGGETAEMPGMYQVGDYDLAGFSVGEVSKKDLIDGKKLVAGDALIGIASSGFHSNGFSLVRKILDVKSCDLDLKRACLTPTTIYVKTVLSLLKTHRDSVKGLANITGSGFLNIPRINDTFDYHVTAAPALPNFMKEVCDLSGLDTAELHRTFNMGVGMVVATDKPELIIAELERLGEKAFLLGHVTNGSGKIFLDKTEL, from the coding sequence ATGGGAATGAATTACAAAGATAGTGGTGTTGATATAGAAAAAGGTGATTTGTTCGTAGAGCGAATCTCGAAAATGGTAAAATCAACTTATAATCAACAAGTCGTCTCAGGTGTAGGAGGCTTCTGCGCCCTTTATGCTCTTGATGAAGACAGATACCTTGCTTCTTCAACAGATGGAGTAGGAACAAAAATAAAACTCGCTATCGACCTGGGTGTGAACGATACAATCGGAATTGATCTGGTTGCTATGTGTGTGAACGATTTAATTTGCTCAGGGGCCCGTCCATTATTTTTCTTAGATTACTTTGCTTCAAGTAAACTTGAATTAGATGTAAGCGAATCAGTCTTAAAAGGAATCGTTGATGGTTGCTTGCAATCAAGTATGGCCTTAATCGGTGGAGAAACGGCAGAAATGCCAGGTATGTATCAAGTTGGGGATTACGATCTTGCTGGCTTCAGTGTTGGTGAAGTGAGTAAGAAAGATTTGATTGATGGAAAGAAGCTGGTCGCAGGGGATGCTTTAATCGGAATCGCAAGTTCAGGTTTCCATTCAAATGGTTTTTCTCTAGTAAGAAAAATTTTAGATGTTAAAAGCTGTGATCTCGATTTAAAAAGGGCCTGTCTGACTCCTACAACAATCTATGTGAAGACAGTACTCTCGTTATTAAAAACTCATAGAGATTCAGTTAAAGGATTGGCCAATATCACAGGATCTGGATTTTTAAACATTCCAAGAATTAACGACACTTTCGATTACCATGTAACAGCTGCACCAGCTCTTCCAAACTTCATGAAAGAAGTATGTGATCTAAGTGGTCTTGATACTGCTGAACTTCATCGTACATTCAATATGGGAGTGGGCATGGTGGTCGCCACTGATAAACCAGAGTTGATTATTGCTGAGCTTGAACGCCTGGGAGAAAAAGCATTCTTACTTGGTCATGTTACAAATGGATCAGGGAAAATTTTCTTGGATAAAACTGAACTTTAG